The following are from one region of the Magallana gigas chromosome 4, xbMagGiga1.1, whole genome shotgun sequence genome:
- the LOC109619616 gene encoding uncharacterized protein, whose amino-acid sequence MNRKAPLLPIFNCKKRSREAIIAEPQEQFVSSSHDGRYNNLEYSRNDSFTSQPAGNLYDNKMSHHQDPSLSYNSRTQWNNNQPQVNPAMNNSSRYQFHHRAPGQCEQMQGRVNNSNPSSYSQPRNNQRGTGTSNMELIPPNTPNPKAARYSVNQKSVGTEGQSQYPRPSGRGSNYGRGSANKVGQRSNTCTNNSQGYNRNSGSFNRSASTNFSRTASTTGYDGDHSSGSYAMEQGQNTYNSQGYGRNGGDLNRTSNGRGQDRANSNGMYCNSSNAMAHSEQNQWNSGSGYTNNVGTMPFNGSGRAAVPDQWNQWGYGGQRQPVNNMMGISPSMDRRYKPIDSSFQIPSATGDGAICAKTITNREHLSNTVQHPQSKTAAAQKTDTPSKNQVTAKPALDRSLRIIATDLGGIKNWEHLRGMLSFLFEIYAQVNSATVKVPDIDAKKFNIKEGAALMDCIFYEIDHSLPKLTRGKLYRIVGSFDSHQNVIKCVSVREALPEEYTTHQTCVQRCAQYKLELSNLVREQ is encoded by the exons ATGAACAGAAAAGCCCCACTTCTACCAATTTTTAACTGCAAAAAAAGATCTAGAGAAGCAATCATTGCTGAGCCACAGGAGCAGTTTGTCTCTTCTTCGCATGATGGCAGATATAACAATTTAG AATATTCAAGGAATGATAGCTTTACAAGCCAACCTGCAGGAAATCTCTATGATAATAAGATGTCGCATCATCAAGACCCCTCCTTGTCTTACAACAGTCGCACGCAATGGAACAACAATCAGCCCCAAGTTAACCCAGCAATGAACAATAGTTCCAG ATATCAGTTTCACCACAGAGCACCagggcaatgtgaacaaatgcaAGGGAGAGTGAACAACTCCAACCCTAGTTCTTACAGCCAACCCAGGAACAACCAAAGGGGGACAGGAACCTCCAACATGGAGCTAATCCCTCCCAACACTCCCAACCCCAAAGCTGCTAGATACAGTGTTAACCAAAAGTCAGTGGGTACTGAGGGTCAGAGCCAATATCCCAGACCCTCAGGAAGGGGATCTAACTATGGAAGGGGAAGTGCAAATAAAGTTGGGCAGagatcaaatacatgtaccaacaatAGCCAAGGGTACAATAGAAATAGTGGTAGCTTCAATAGATCTGCGAGTACCAACTTCAGTAGAACAGCAAGTACCACAGGTTATGATGGAGACCATAGCAGTGGTTCATATGCAATGGAACAGGGACAAAATACCTACAATAGTCAGGGATATGGTAGAAATGGTGGTGACTTAAATAGAACATCAAATGGCAGAGGCCAGGATAGAGCCAACAGCAATGGAATGTACTGTAACAGTTCTAATGCAATGGCACACAGCGAGCAAAACCAGTGGAACAGTGGTAGTGGTTATACCAACAATGTTGGTACCATGCCGTTTAATGGTAGTGGTAGGGCTGCAGTGCCTGATCAATGGAATCAGTGGGGATATGGAGGACAGAGGCAGCCAGTGAATAACATGATGGGCATCTCTCCTAGCATGGACAGAAGATACAAACCTATTGATTCCTCATTTCAG ATACCCAGTGCTACAGGAGATGGGGCAATTTGTGCCAAGACTATCACTAACAGGGAACACTTGTCTAACACAGTGCAGCACCCCCAGTCAAAAACAGCCGCTGCTCAGAAAACTGACACTCCCAGCAAAAATCAG GTAACTGCAAAGCCAGCTTTGGACAGATCGCTGAGAATCATAGCCACTGACCTGGGTGGAATCAAGAACTGGGAACACCTTAGAGGAATGCTGTCATTTCTGTTTGAAATTTATG CTCAAGTGAACTCGGCCACTGTAAAGGTACCAGACATTGATGCCAAAAAGTTTAATATCAAAGAGGGAGCAGCTTTAATGGATTGTATCTTCTATGAAATT GACCACTCTCTACCAAAGCTGACCCGAGGAAAACTCTACAG AATTGTAGGATCCTTTGACAGTCATCAGAATGTGATCAAGTGTGTGTCAGTGCGCGAGGCTTTACCCGAGGAGTATACCACTCACCAGACCTGTGTACAGAGATGTGCCCAGTACAAGCTGGAGCTGTCCAATCTGGTCAGAGAGCAGTAG